One stretch of Variovorax sp. 54 DNA includes these proteins:
- a CDS encoding acyl-CoA dehydrogenase family protein, with amino-acid sequence MASLHDTPTRPAAPSAPTRPSTLAPSSQQLAERFRPVFDRIAEHAAQREHDRELAYAPVAWLKAAHFGALRVPLAHGGLGASVEQLYDLLIELGEADSNLPQILRAHFGFIERLFAEIDPALHGPWMRLAADGVIFGNATTELGEGALGALQTTLTRDKNESTDVWRLDGDKFYSTGTLYADWISVAAQRLNDDGSSDRVIALVPAEAAGVERVDDWRGFGQRLSASGTTRFRQVRVKPEHVLLYVRDQPTPLTAHFQLTHLATLAGIARAIVRDAVAFVQPRKRVYSLGSGATPREDPLVQQVIGQLASTAFVAASTVQAVARGLGEVDRHLQRGEAVPEQLLFEVELNTAKAQAGIVDAVLQAGTRLFDIGGASALQEDRRLDRHWRNARTLASHNPTIYKGRVVGDHLLNGARPTFYWAVGAIAS; translated from the coding sequence ATGGCATCCCTTCACGACACGCCGACGCGCCCTGCCGCGCCCTCGGCTCCCACCCGTCCTTCCACGCTCGCACCTTCTTCGCAGCAACTCGCCGAGCGCTTCCGCCCTGTCTTCGACCGCATCGCCGAACACGCGGCGCAGCGCGAGCACGACCGCGAACTGGCCTACGCGCCCGTGGCCTGGCTCAAGGCCGCCCACTTCGGTGCGCTGCGCGTGCCGCTCGCACACGGCGGCCTGGGCGCATCGGTCGAGCAGCTGTACGACCTGCTCATCGAACTCGGCGAAGCCGACTCCAACCTGCCGCAGATTCTTCGCGCGCACTTCGGCTTCATCGAGCGCCTGTTCGCCGAGATCGATCCCGCGCTGCACGGCCCGTGGATGCGCCTCGCGGCCGACGGCGTGATCTTCGGCAATGCCACCACCGAGCTCGGCGAAGGCGCGCTCGGCGCGCTGCAGACCACGCTGACGCGCGACAAGAACGAGAGCACCGATGTGTGGCGCCTCGACGGCGACAAGTTCTACAGCACCGGCACGCTCTACGCCGACTGGATCTCGGTCGCGGCGCAGCGCCTGAACGACGACGGCAGCAGCGACCGCGTGATCGCCCTCGTGCCTGCGGAGGCTGCAGGCGTGGAACGTGTGGACGACTGGCGCGGCTTCGGCCAACGCCTGAGCGCTTCGGGCACCACGCGCTTTCGGCAGGTGCGCGTGAAGCCCGAGCATGTGCTGCTGTACGTGCGCGACCAGCCCACGCCGCTCACCGCGCACTTCCAGCTCACGCACCTCGCGACGCTGGCCGGCATCGCCCGCGCCATCGTGCGCGATGCGGTGGCCTTCGTGCAGCCGCGCAAGCGCGTCTACAGCCTCGGCAGCGGCGCCACCCCGCGTGAAGACCCTTTGGTGCAGCAGGTGATCGGCCAGCTCGCGAGCACGGCCTTCGTGGCGGCATCGACCGTGCAGGCGGTGGCGCGTGGCCTCGGCGAGGTCGATCGCCACCTGCAGCGCGGTGAGGCCGTGCCCGAGCAGTTGCTGTTCGAGGTGGAGCTGAACACCGCCAAGGCGCAGGCCGGCATCGTCGATGCAGTGCTGCAGGCGGGCACGCGGCTGTTCGATATCGGTGGCGCTTCAGCCTTGCAGGAAGACCGGCGGCTCGACCGGCACTGGCGCAATGCGCGCACGCTGGCGTCGCACAACCCGACGATCTACAAGGGGCGCGTGGTGGGCGACCACCTGCTCAATGGCGCGCGGCCGACCTTCTATTGGGCGGTCGGCGCCATCGCCAGCTGA
- a CDS encoding crotonase/enoyl-CoA hydratase family protein produces the protein MSDRIEWTRHADGVVELQLARADKMNALDPAMFDALVEAGETLRDDRSVRAVVIAGRGKAFCAGLDMASFERMGQGAASDVLGAAAGGTDLVARTHGLSNAAQQVAMVWREVPVPVIAAVHGVAFGGGLQVALGADIRLVAADTKLSVMEIKWGLVPDMAGMVLMRELARTDVVRELTFTGRIFSGEEAVRLGLATRVAADPLAEALQMAHEIAAKSPDAIRAGKRLLNASLAHSAAELLIAESVEQQALIGSPNQLEAVKANIERRAPQFSAPA, from the coding sequence ATGAGCGACCGTATCGAATGGACCCGCCACGCCGACGGCGTGGTGGAACTGCAGCTGGCGCGCGCCGACAAGATGAACGCGCTCGACCCCGCGATGTTCGACGCGCTGGTCGAAGCCGGCGAGACCTTGCGCGACGACAGGAGCGTGCGCGCCGTGGTCATCGCGGGCCGCGGCAAGGCCTTCTGCGCGGGGCTCGACATGGCTTCGTTCGAGCGCATGGGGCAGGGCGCCGCCAGCGACGTCCTGGGCGCAGCGGCCGGCGGCACCGACCTCGTCGCACGCACGCATGGCCTTTCGAATGCCGCGCAGCAGGTGGCGATGGTGTGGCGCGAAGTGCCGGTGCCGGTCATTGCGGCCGTGCACGGCGTGGCCTTCGGCGGCGGGCTTCAGGTGGCGCTGGGCGCCGACATCCGGCTCGTGGCGGCCGACACCAAGCTGTCGGTGATGGAGATCAAGTGGGGCCTCGTGCCCGACATGGCGGGCATGGTGCTGATGCGCGAACTGGCGCGCACCGACGTCGTGCGCGAACTCACGTTCACCGGCCGCATCTTCTCGGGCGAGGAGGCCGTGCGCCTGGGCCTGGCCACGCGCGTGGCGGCCGACCCGCTGGCCGAAGCGCTGCAGATGGCGCATGAGATTGCGGCCAAGAGCCCCGACGCGATCCGCGCCGGCAAGCGGCTGCTGAACGCCTCGCTCGCGCACAGCGCCGCCGAGCTGCTGATCGCCGAGTCGGTGGAGCAGCAGGCGCTGATCGGCAGCCCGAACCAGCTCGAAGCCGTGAAGGCCAACATCGAGCGGCGCGCGCCGCAGTTCAGCGCGCCGGCCTGA
- a CDS encoding PhoX family protein, whose protein sequence is MSLDRRHFLIQSGATAAVVALFGQGCARSQLPPSTGATSPSGFFTSVPISERDAVVVPPEYEWQMLYPWGAPTGLAGRMPAFAPDAGNSADDQALQAGMHHDGMHFFALDARSERGLLVMNHEYTDEQLLHTDGVKVWSADKVRKSLHAMGVSVIEVRRTPEGWRQVLPSPYARRVHGRTPMRIAGPAAGTPLMRTAADPAGLNVFGTFANCAMGVTPWGTYLTCEENFHGYFGGPKEAAKNATPAQRRYGTVPGAQWVEYWRFDERFDLSRHPNEPHRFGWVVEIDPFDPESTPVKRTALGRKRQESATCTVAKDGRAVVYMGDDARFEYIYKFVSRDTVRPGTDAAARVANRHLLDEGTLHVARFDADGRGRWLELVHGRHGIDAANGFANQAEVLIHARLAGDIVGGTKMDRPEWIAVHPHSGEVYVTLTNNSQRGDLGKPGADAANPRAPNFFGGILRWREDGGDAASTAFAWDHYALAGDPAQPGAGTRYPSDSADAFGCPDGLHFDSGGLLWIQTDMSGQSMGKPPYAALGNNQMLCADPATGRIQRFLTGPNGCEITGCVVTPDRRTLFVNIQHPGESRDDGDAKHNSAWPDGTQPGSARPRSATLAIRRRDGGIVGT, encoded by the coding sequence ATGTCTCTGGACCGCCGTCACTTTCTCATTCAATCGGGCGCGACCGCCGCCGTCGTCGCGCTGTTCGGCCAGGGCTGCGCCCGGTCGCAGCTGCCGCCCTCCACAGGCGCGACGAGCCCGTCGGGCTTCTTCACCAGCGTGCCCATTTCGGAACGCGACGCGGTGGTGGTGCCGCCGGAATACGAGTGGCAAATGCTCTACCCCTGGGGCGCGCCCACGGGCCTGGCGGGCCGCATGCCGGCCTTCGCGCCCGACGCCGGCAACAGCGCCGACGATCAGGCCCTGCAGGCGGGCATGCACCACGACGGCATGCACTTCTTCGCGCTCGATGCGCGCAGCGAGCGCGGCCTGCTCGTGATGAACCACGAGTACACCGACGAGCAACTGCTGCACACCGACGGCGTGAAAGTCTGGAGCGCCGACAAGGTCCGCAAGTCGCTGCATGCGATGGGCGTGTCGGTGATCGAGGTCCGCCGCACACCCGAAGGCTGGCGCCAGGTGCTGCCCTCGCCCTACGCGCGCCGCGTGCACGGCCGCACGCCGATGCGCATCGCCGGCCCCGCCGCGGGCACGCCGCTGATGCGCACCGCCGCCGACCCGGCAGGCCTCAACGTCTTCGGCACCTTCGCCAACTGTGCGATGGGCGTCACACCCTGGGGCACCTACCTGACGTGCGAGGAAAACTTCCACGGCTATTTCGGCGGCCCCAAAGAGGCAGCCAAGAACGCGACACCCGCACAACGCCGCTACGGCACGGTGCCGGGCGCGCAGTGGGTCGAGTACTGGCGCTTCGACGAACGCTTCGACCTGAGCCGCCATCCGAACGAGCCGCACCGCTTCGGCTGGGTGGTCGAGATCGATCCCTTCGACCCCGAATCAACGCCCGTCAAGCGCACCGCGCTCGGCCGCAAGCGGCAGGAAAGCGCGACCTGCACCGTGGCGAAGGACGGCCGCGCGGTGGTCTACATGGGCGACGACGCGCGCTTCGAATACATCTACAAGTTCGTGAGCCGCGACACCGTGCGCCCGGGCACCGATGCCGCCGCGCGTGTGGCCAACCGGCACCTGCTCGACGAGGGCACGCTGCATGTCGCGCGCTTCGATGCCGACGGCCGCGGGCGCTGGCTCGAACTCGTGCACGGCCGCCACGGCATCGATGCCGCCAACGGCTTCGCAAACCAAGCCGAAGTGCTGATCCACGCCCGGCTCGCAGGTGACATCGTCGGCGGCACGAAGATGGACCGCCCCGAATGGATCGCCGTGCACCCGCACAGCGGCGAGGTGTACGTCACGCTCACCAACAACTCGCAGCGCGGCGACCTCGGCAAGCCCGGTGCCGATGCCGCCAACCCGCGCGCGCCCAACTTCTTCGGCGGCATCCTGCGCTGGCGCGAAGACGGTGGCGACGCGGCGAGCACCGCCTTCGCGTGGGACCACTACGCGCTCGCGGGCGACCCCGCGCAGCCCGGCGCCGGCACGCGCTACCCCAGCGACAGCGCCGATGCGTTCGGCTGCCCCGACGGCCTGCACTTCGACAGCGGCGGGCTGCTGTGGATCCAGACCGACATGAGCGGGCAGTCCATGGGCAAGCCGCCCTATGCCGCGCTCGGCAACAACCAGATGCTGTGCGCCGACCCGGCCACGGGCCGCATCCAGCGCTTTCTCACGGGGCCCAACGGCTGCGAGATCACGGGCTGCGTGGTCACGCCCGACCGGCGCACGCTGTTCGTCAACATCCAGCACCCGGGCGAATCGCGCGACGACGGCGACGCGAAACACAACAGCGCCTGGCCCGATGGCACGCAACCGGGCAGCGCGCGCCCGCGCTCGGCCACGCTGGCGATCCGCCGGCGTGACGGCGGCATCGTCGGCACCTGA
- a CDS encoding DUF488 domain-containing protein has translation MSIRIVRLGTPRAPGEGLRIGTVRRPPRGVPKTEFASQNWYDVWYPNLAPSVETMKQAQAAQTPAEWNAFVRKYKTEMAEANASRSLDLLAALSHTAALAVGCYCEDESRCHRSLLRGLLAERGADIAA, from the coding sequence ATGAGCATCCGCATCGTCCGTCTCGGCACCCCGCGCGCACCCGGCGAGGGCCTGCGCATCGGCACCGTGCGCCGTCCGCCGCGCGGCGTGCCGAAGACCGAGTTCGCCTCGCAGAACTGGTACGACGTTTGGTACCCCAACCTCGCGCCGTCGGTCGAGACCATGAAGCAGGCGCAGGCCGCGCAGACGCCCGCCGAATGGAACGCCTTCGTGCGCAAGTACAAGACCGAGATGGCCGAAGCCAACGCGAGCCGCAGCCTCGACCTGCTCGCGGCACTCTCGCACACGGCCGCGCTGGCGGTCGGCTGCTACTGCGAGGACGAATCGCGCTGCCACCGCTCGCTGCTGCGCGGCCTGCTGGCCGAGCGCGGGGCGGACATCGCAGCCTGA
- a CDS encoding glutathione S-transferase: MQLVGMLDSPFVRRAAISLRLLGLNFEHRSVSVFSTFEQFRAINPVVKAPTLVCDDGTVLMDSTLIIDHAQAVAGRSLFPADPAGRLRDLRLTGLALAACEKTVQIVYERNLRPAEKLHQPWVDRVQSQLNTAYAELERELAAAPLAAPAESTITQGGLSAAVAWTFTQFILPDVVRPSDFPLLAAYTAQAEQLPVFVDAPLV, translated from the coding sequence ATGCAACTCGTCGGCATGCTCGACTCGCCTTTTGTTCGCCGCGCCGCCATCTCGCTGCGGCTGCTCGGCCTGAACTTCGAGCACCGCTCGGTCTCGGTCTTCAGCACCTTCGAGCAGTTCCGCGCGATCAACCCGGTGGTCAAGGCCCCGACGTTGGTGTGCGATGACGGCACGGTGCTGATGGACTCGACGCTCATCATCGACCACGCGCAAGCGGTCGCGGGCCGCAGCTTGTTTCCTGCCGATCCGGCGGGGCGGTTGCGCGACCTGCGCCTCACGGGGCTCGCGCTCGCAGCCTGCGAGAAGACGGTGCAGATCGTCTACGAGCGCAACCTGCGGCCTGCCGAGAAGCTGCACCAGCCGTGGGTCGATCGCGTGCAGAGCCAGCTGAACACGGCGTATGCGGAGTTGGAGCGCGAACTGGCCGCCGCGCCGCTGGCGGCGCCCGCAGAAAGCACGATCACGCAGGGCGGTCTCTCGGCGGCGGTGGCCTGGACCTTCACGCAGTTCATCTTGCCCGACGTGGTGCGTCCGTCGGACTTTCCGCTGCTCGCGGCGTACACGGCGCAGGCCGAGCAGTTGCCGGTGTTCGTCGACGCGCCGCTGGTCTGA
- a CDS encoding SDR family oxidoreductase gives MFEASLMRGQRILVTGGGTGLGRAMAERFLSLGADVAICGRRQAVCEETAAAWRQQFPERRIDAFGVDIRIAQQVDDMVESLFQSGGLTGLVNNAAGNFVSPTESLSPRAFDAVANIVFHGSFYVTQAVGKRWVAQAKSGQWKPGDAYRSVMSIIVTWVDNGSPYVVPSAMSKAGIEVMTKSLAVEWARHGIRLNAVGPGEIPTEGMSKRLNPGEEPGARSIKTNPMARVGRMSELQNLASFLMAPGQCDWLTGQSIMMDGGNALATGGNFYELRQWSDADWLAARERIEAQNQKDKAQR, from the coding sequence ATGTTCGAAGCATCCCTGATGCGCGGCCAGCGCATCCTCGTCACCGGCGGCGGTACCGGCCTGGGCCGTGCCATGGCCGAGCGATTTCTGAGCCTGGGCGCCGACGTCGCCATCTGCGGCCGGCGCCAGGCGGTCTGCGAAGAAACCGCCGCCGCCTGGCGCCAGCAGTTTCCCGAGCGGCGCATCGATGCCTTCGGCGTCGACATCCGCATCGCGCAGCAGGTCGACGACATGGTCGAGAGCCTGTTCCAGAGCGGCGGGCTCACGGGGCTCGTGAACAACGCGGCGGGCAACTTCGTCTCGCCGACCGAGAGCCTGTCGCCGCGCGCCTTCGACGCCGTCGCCAACATCGTGTTCCATGGCAGCTTCTACGTGACGCAGGCCGTGGGCAAGCGCTGGGTGGCGCAGGCCAAGTCGGGCCAATGGAAGCCGGGCGACGCCTATCGCAGCGTGATGAGCATCATCGTCACCTGGGTCGACAACGGCAGCCCCTACGTCGTGCCTTCGGCGATGAGCAAGGCCGGCATCGAGGTCATGACCAAGTCGCTCGCGGTGGAGTGGGCGCGCCACGGCATCCGCCTGAACGCGGTGGGCCCCGGCGAGATTCCGACCGAAGGCATGAGCAAGCGCCTGAACCCCGGCGAGGAGCCCGGCGCGCGCAGCATCAAGACCAACCCGATGGCGCGCGTGGGCCGCATGAGCGAGCTGCAGAACCTCGCGTCCTTTCTGATGGCGCCGGGCCAGTGCGACTGGCTCACGGGCCAGAGCATCATGATGGACGGCGGCAATGCGCTGGCCACCGGCGGCAACTTCTATGAGCTGCGCCAGTGGAGCGACGCCGACTGGCTGGCAGCGCGCGAACGCATCGAGGCGCAGAACCAGAAGGACAAGGCGCAGCGCTGA